A single genomic interval of Bos indicus isolate NIAB-ARS_2022 breed Sahiwal x Tharparkar chromosome 5, NIAB-ARS_B.indTharparkar_mat_pri_1.0, whole genome shotgun sequence harbors:
- the AVPR1A gene encoding vasopressin V1a receptor, with amino-acid sequence MDSMRFSGSPSAEPASNSSRWWPLTAGGANTSGDSEALGEDGGPQADTRNEELAKLEIAVLAVIFVVAVLGNSSVLLALHRTPRKTSRMHLFIRHLSLADLAVAFFQVLPQLGWDITYRFRGPDGLCRVVKHMQVFAMFASAYMLVVMTADRYIAVCHPLKTLQQPARRSRLMIAAAWVLSFVLSTPQYFVFSVVEVSNVTKTYDCWANFIQPWGLPAYVTWMTGSVFLAPMVILGTCYGFICHHIWGNVRGKTAGRQGTGVPAEGAGEGALHRGVLHARCVSSVKTISRAKIRTVKMTFVIVTAYIVCWAPFFIIQMWSAWDKNFSWVESENPATAIPALLASLNSCCNPWIYMFFSGHLLQDCAQSFPCCQNVKRTFTRENSDSMNRRPTSFTNTRSPTNSMGTWKGSPKSSKSIKFIPVST; translated from the exons ATGGACAGCATGCGATTCTCCGGGAGCCCCAGCGCGGAGCCCGCGAGCAACTCCAGCCGGTGGTGGCCTCTGACTGCCGGAGGTGCCAACACCAGCGGGGACTCGGAGGCGCTCGGGGAAGACGGCGGCCCACAGGCGGACACGCGCAACGAGGAGCTGGCCAAGCTAGAGATTGCCGTGCTGGCCGTGATTTTCGTGGTGGCCGTGCTAGGTAACAGCAGTGTGCTGCTGGCGCTGCACCGCACGCCTCGCAAGACGTCCCGCATGCACCTCTTCATCCGCCACCTCAGCCTGGCCGACCTGGCCGTCGCCTTCTTCCAGGTGCTGCCCCAGCTGGGCTGGGACATCACCTACCGTTTCCGCGGACCCGACGGGCTGTGCCGCGTGGTGAAGCACATGCAGGTGTTCGCCATGTTCGCCTCGGCCTACATGCTGGTGGTCATGACCGCCGATCGCTACATCGCCGTGTGCCACCCGCTGAAGACGCTGCAGCAGCCCGCGCGCCGCTCGCGCCTCATGATCGCCGCCGCCTGGGTGCTGAGTTTCGTGCTGAGCACCCCGCAGTACTTCGTCTTCTCCGTGGTCGAGGTGAGCAACGTCACCAAGACCTACGACTGCTGGGCCAACTTCATCCAGCCCTGGGGTCTCCCGGCCTACGTGACCTGGATGACCGGCAGCGTGTTCTTGGCGCCCATGGTCATCCTGGGCACCTGCTACGGTTTCATCTGCCACCACATCTGGGGCAACGTCCGTGGAAAGACAGCAGGGCGCCAGGGCACGGGCGTCCCCGCCGAGGGCGCGGGCGAAGGCGCCTTGCACCGAGGAGTCCTGCACGCACGGTGTGTTAGCAGCGTGAAGACCATTTCCCGCGCCAAGATCCGCACCGTGAAAATGACCTTCGTGATCGTGACGGCCTACATCGTTTGCTGGGCACCCTTCTTCATCATCCAAATGTGGTCTGCCTGGGATAAGAATTTCTCCTGGGTCG AGTCAGAAAACCCAGCCACCGCCATCCCTGCATTATTGGCTTCCTTGAATAGTTGCTGCAACCCCTGGATATACATGTTTTTTAGTGGCCATCTCTTGCAAGACTGTGCCCAAAGCTTCCCATGCTGCCAAAACGTGAAACGAACATTCACCAGAGAAAATTCTGACAGTATGAACCGAAGACCGACTTCCTTCACTAACACCAGAAGCCCCACCAACAGTATGGGAACATGGAAGGGCTCGCCTAAATCTTCCAAGTCCATCAAATTCATTCCTGTTTCAACCTGA